Proteins encoded in a region of the Methanofollis tationis genome:
- a CDS encoding HVO_0476 family zinc finger protein, whose translation MYITTICPQCGEESDHEVLKESGDLLVRCTACGAVHHIPIPKENLLTVKAIVSREASSEVCTVELLEEDIVSVGDYMVADCGDEGLSVEVTSIESGDKRVERASAPEISALWTRVIEEVVVRASVHKGWKTYPLYKLCDGEEPFAVDGVYTFGNVRFRISHIKMREGQVLRKEGWKTVAKKIKRIYGARL comes from the coding sequence ATGTACATCACCACCATCTGCCCGCAGTGCGGCGAGGAGAGCGATCATGAGGTGCTCAAGGAGAGCGGGGACCTCCTGGTCCGCTGCACCGCGTGCGGGGCAGTCCATCATATCCCGATACCGAAGGAAAATCTCCTTACCGTGAAGGCGATCGTGAGCCGAGAAGCCTCGTCTGAGGTCTGCACCGTCGAACTCCTTGAGGAGGATATCGTCTCGGTGGGCGACTATATGGTGGCAGACTGCGGCGACGAAGGGCTGTCGGTCGAGGTGACCTCGATCGAGTCCGGGGACAAAAGGGTTGAAAGGGCCTCCGCACCCGAGATATCGGCCCTCTGGACGCGGGTGATCGAGGAGGTCGTCGTCCGCGCCTCGGTCCATAAGGGCTGGAAGACCTATCCACTCTACAAACTCTGCGACGGCGAGGAGCCTTTCGCCGTGGACGGCGTGTACACCTTTGGAAACGTCCGCTTCAGGATCTCCCATATCAAGATGCGGGAGGGGCAGGTGCTCAGGAAGGAAGGGTGGAAGACCGTGGCAAAAAAAATCAAGCGGATCTACGGGGCCCGCTTATAG
- a CDS encoding translation initiation factor IF-6, with protein sequence MKRTIDFAADPHIGVFARAFEEFAVVPPTASEEFTAAIAEALDVEVVKTTIQGSSIIGSLLAGNSNGMVVSGLVTEDERAVLAEYGEVMTLGTSMNAAGNVILANNTFAGVHPEMPIDVAEEIGTFLGVPVRRLTFGGIKTVGMAAVATDRGVFVHARSSDTEIERLAGCTGDLQIGAGTVNMGSGLVGTGVLANSKGYIAGIRTTGFELGRIEEVFGFLE encoded by the coding sequence ATGAAAAGAACGATCGACTTTGCCGCAGACCCGCACATCGGCGTTTTTGCCCGCGCCTTTGAAGAGTTTGCCGTCGTCCCCCCTACCGCGTCCGAAGAATTCACCGCAGCCATCGCCGAAGCACTGGATGTCGAGGTGGTGAAGACGACGATCCAGGGTTCATCGATCATCGGCTCGCTCCTTGCCGGAAACTCAAACGGTATGGTGGTGAGCGGCCTTGTTACCGAGGATGAGCGCGCCGTGCTCGCGGAGTACGGCGAGGTGATGACCCTCGGGACCTCGATGAATGCAGCCGGGAACGTGATCCTCGCAAACAATACTTTTGCAGGAGTGCACCCTGAGATGCCGATCGATGTGGCAGAGGAGATCGGAACATTTCTCGGGGTGCCGGTCAGGCGTCTCACCTTCGGCGGGATCAAGACCGTCGGCATGGCGGCAGTGGCGACAGACCGCGGCGTGTTCGTTCATGCGCGGAGCAGCGACACTGAAATCGAGCGCCTTGCCGGGTGCACGGGCGACCTCCAGATCGGGGCCGGAACCGTGAACATGGGCAGCGGGCTCGTCGGTACCGGCGTGCTCGCAAACAGCAAAGGATATATCGCCGGGATCAGGACCACTGGTTTTGAACTCGGGCGGATTGAAGAAGTATTCGGTTTTCTGGAGTGA
- a CDS encoding DUF7411 family protein, translating into MKAGLLFSGGKDSALAAVMLARDYEVELNTFVFDPAREMPSVRAAADALGLPWQKRSFGPELLEEAVQMVIASGYPNDAITMIHRQAVRLLAQEYCVVGDGTRFNDRVPMLTRSDVLSLADRYGCSYVRPLLGYGKAEVERLAKRHLLVSYGETGTIENGDYEYEIRAAIERAGKKCADLFPMHHEQSLVTGATGT; encoded by the coding sequence ATGAAGGCCGGTCTTCTGTTCAGCGGAGGAAAGGACAGCGCACTTGCAGCGGTGATGCTCGCCCGCGACTATGAGGTCGAACTCAATACCTTTGTATTCGACCCGGCGCGGGAGATGCCTTCTGTCAGGGCGGCAGCCGACGCGCTGGGATTGCCCTGGCAGAAACGGTCGTTCGGCCCTGAACTCCTCGAGGAGGCGGTCCAGATGGTGATCGCCTCGGGCTACCCGAACGACGCCATCACCATGATCCACCGTCAGGCAGTGCGCCTGCTGGCGCAGGAGTACTGCGTGGTCGGGGACGGCACGCGGTTCAACGACCGCGTGCCGATGCTGACCAGAAGCGATGTGTTGAGCCTTGCCGACCGCTATGGCTGTTCGTATGTCCGGCCCCTTCTGGGGTACGGAAAAGCCGAGGTGGAACGGCTGGCAAAGCGGCACCTCCTCGTCTCCTACGGCGAGACCGGTACCATCGAAAACGGCGATTATGAGTATGAGATCAGGGCCGCAATCGAGCGCGCCGGGAAGAAGTGCGCAGACCTCTTTCCGATGCACCACGAGCAATCCCTGGTCACAGGTGCAACCGGCACCTGA
- the ftsY gene encoding signal recognition particle-docking protein FtsY, giving the protein MFEGLRSKLQNIQKKFGRSIEEAAGPDVVVEAPSPVPQPEASRPAVVPDTLSSATIPKPEKKAEGFVAKVKSLIIERELIISEKDIAEPLEELEMALLENDVALDVSDAIIGYMKEDLVGSHRKIGTSVDTVVTAALRGALLRVLGEGFDPIDYVRAHERPVKILITGVNGTGKTTSIAKMAHYFKKNGFSVVLGAGDTFRAGAIDQIAEHAARLGVKVIQHQEGSDPAAVLYDTVEYAKAHEIDVVLADTAGRFHNRKNLMSQLDKIRRVMKPDLVVYVDEAVAGNDAVVRAKDFNDLVGTDAVMLTKADMDPRGGAAISIAQTIGKPILFLGTGQGYDDIVPFRPERVVDELIGAEG; this is encoded by the coding sequence ATGTTCGAGGGCCTCAGGAGCAAACTGCAGAATATTCAGAAGAAGTTCGGGCGCTCGATCGAGGAGGCGGCAGGCCCTGATGTGGTGGTCGAGGCGCCTTCACCGGTGCCGCAGCCTGAGGCCAGCAGGCCCGCCGTCGTACCGGACACCCTTTCCTCCGCAACCATTCCGAAGCCTGAGAAGAAGGCCGAAGGGTTCGTCGCGAAGGTGAAAAGCCTTATCATCGAGCGCGAGCTGATCATCTCAGAAAAAGACATCGCAGAACCCCTTGAGGAGCTCGAGATGGCGCTTCTGGAGAACGATGTCGCCCTTGACGTCTCGGACGCCATCATCGGCTACATGAAAGAGGATCTCGTCGGGAGCCACCGGAAGATCGGCACCTCGGTCGATACCGTTGTCACCGCCGCCCTCAGGGGCGCACTGCTCCGGGTTCTCGGCGAAGGCTTCGATCCGATTGACTACGTCCGCGCCCACGAGCGCCCGGTGAAGATCCTGATCACCGGGGTGAACGGCACCGGAAAGACGACGTCCATCGCCAAAATGGCGCATTATTTTAAGAAAAATGGTTTTTCCGTGGTGCTCGGCGCAGGGGACACCTTCAGGGCCGGTGCGATCGATCAGATCGCAGAACATGCCGCAAGGCTGGGCGTCAAGGTGATCCAGCACCAGGAGGGTTCTGATCCCGCGGCAGTCCTCTACGACACGGTGGAGTATGCAAAGGCCCACGAAATCGACGTGGTGCTCGCAGACACCGCCGGGCGGTTCCACAACAGGAAAAATCTGATGAGCCAGCTCGACAAGATCAGGCGGGTAATGAAGCCCGACCTCGTCGTCTATGTCGATGAGGCGGTGGCCGGCAACGACGCCGTCGTGCGTGCGAAAGATTTCAACGACCTCGTCGGGACCGACGCCGTCATGCTGACGAAAGCGGACATGGACCCGAGAGGCGGGGCCGCCATATCCATCGCCCAGACGATCGGCAAACCGATCCTTTTCCTGGGCACCGGGCAGGGCTATGACGACATCGTTCCGTTCCGCCCTGAAAGAGTCGTCGATGAACTCATCGGCGCGGAGGGATAA
- the purN gene encoding phosphoribosylglycinamide formyltransferase: MKRIAVLASGRGSNFQAIIDAISAGTLRAECVRLITDNPGAYAITRAEGAGVPVTVLDYRSYATKGAYEADLLAAMKDCRADLFVLAGYMRIIGEAITDAFAGKMINIHPALLPAFAGLHAQRQAIEYGVKVAGCTVHFVDGGMDSGPIILQVCVPVLEGDDEDSLAERILVEEHRALPAAAALFCEGRVFVEGRRVRILPPGD; encoded by the coding sequence ATGAAGCGTATCGCAGTACTGGCATCAGGCAGGGGATCGAACTTTCAGGCAATTATCGATGCCATTTCGGCCGGTACGCTCAGGGCCGAGTGCGTCCGCCTGATCACCGACAACCCCGGGGCCTATGCAATCACGCGGGCAGAAGGTGCAGGGGTGCCGGTGACGGTCCTGGACTACCGATCGTACGCCACCAAGGGGGCATACGAGGCCGACCTGCTCGCGGCGATGAAGGACTGCCGCGCCGACCTGTTTGTGCTCGCAGGCTACATGCGGATCATCGGGGAGGCAATCACCGATGCCTTTGCCGGAAAGATGATCAACATCCACCCGGCCCTTCTCCCGGCCTTTGCCGGCCTTCATGCCCAGCGGCAGGCGATAGAGTACGGCGTGAAGGTCGCCGGGTGCACCGTCCACTTCGTTGACGGCGGCATGGACAGCGGCCCGATCATCCTTCAGGTCTGCGTCCCGGTGCTCGAGGGCGACGACGAGGATAGCCTTGCAGAACGTATCCTTGTCGAAGAACACCGGGCCCTGCCGGCGGCCGCCGCCCTCTTCTGCGAAGGGCGGGTTTTTGTCGAAGGGCGGCGCGTACGGATCCTTCCGCCCGGGGACTGA
- a CDS encoding 30S ribosomal protein S19e, with product MTTVYDIPAEMLIPQVARELKELPAIRPPEWAAFAKTGIHKEMPPEDPDWWYVRAASILRRIYIDGPVGVERLRTAYGGNRDRGSNPNQFRKGSGSILRKALQQLEAEGFVEKVKGGRQVSAKGQSFIDGVAHSLREAATKATPALAQY from the coding sequence ATGACAACTGTATATGACATCCCGGCAGAGATGCTGATCCCGCAGGTAGCCCGAGAATTGAAGGAGCTCCCTGCCATCCGGCCTCCAGAATGGGCGGCTTTTGCCAAGACCGGGATCCACAAGGAGATGCCCCCTGAAGATCCCGACTGGTGGTATGTCAGGGCCGCGTCCATCCTCCGCCGCATCTATATCGACGGCCCGGTTGGCGTGGAGAGACTGAGGACTGCATACGGCGGAAACCGCGACCGCGGCTCGAACCCGAACCAGTTCAGGAAGGGGAGCGGCTCAATCCTGAGAAAGGCACTCCAGCAGCTCGAAGCCGAAGGCTTTGTCGAAAAGGTCAAGGGCGGCAGGCAGGTCTCTGCAAAGGGGCAGTCTTTCATCGACGGCGTGGCGCACAGCCTCAGAGAGGCAGCGACAAAGGCCACCCCTGCGCTCGCGCAGTACTGA
- a CDS encoding 50S ribosomal protein L39e: MSKLTKGRKIRLAKACMQNRRVPGWVMIRTKRQVVSHPKRRMWRRSTLKV; encoded by the coding sequence ATGAGCAAGCTGACAAAGGGCCGGAAGATCCGGCTGGCAAAGGCATGCATGCAGAACCGCCGCGTGCCTGGATGGGTAATGATTCGGACGAAGCGCCAGGTGGTATCCCACCCGAAGAGGCGCATGTGGAGAAGAAGCACGCTGAAGGTGTAG
- a CDS encoding hemolysin family protein, which produces MTPDEIFLIGLFVVCLILSGFFSSSEVALISITKAKVRTLVNEGRKGAEALAKLKEYPEHILITILIGNNVVNVAAASIATAIAIERFGDAGVGIATGLVVILMLIFGEIGPKTYASRYTDRLALFTAPVILILARALMPILWVYDRLGERFSLRTGVAEPSITEEEIKEWIDVGEEEGTIEEEERQMLYSVFKFGDTTAREIMTPRVDVVLIEDTSSLENAITLFNETGLSRIPVYHDQIDNIVGVLNIKDVFAAEFSKKEATIREMMHDAYFIPESKMIDELLKEMQVRKVHMVIVLDEYGGFAGVVTVEDILEELVGEILDEFDEEEPTIQKLGEGVYMVDAQVWVEHLNEELGIALPIGESYETVGGLLFTTLGHIPLRGEVVKLDDGITLAVVQMRGRRIIKVKLILPQAQG; this is translated from the coding sequence ATGACACCAGACGAGATCTTTCTTATTGGCCTGTTCGTCGTCTGTCTGATCCTCTCAGGTTTTTTCTCCAGTTCTGAAGTGGCCCTCATATCGATCACCAAGGCCAAGGTCAGAACCCTTGTCAACGAGGGAAGAAAAGGAGCCGAAGCGCTGGCGAAACTGAAAGAATATCCCGAACATATCCTGATCACCATTCTCATCGGCAACAACGTCGTCAATGTCGCGGCGGCGTCGATCGCCACCGCAATCGCCATCGAACGGTTCGGCGACGCGGGGGTCGGGATCGCCACCGGCCTGGTCGTGATCCTGATGCTGATCTTCGGCGAGATCGGACCCAAGACCTATGCCTCGCGCTACACCGACCGCCTCGCTCTTTTCACCGCCCCGGTGATCCTCATACTGGCACGGGCGCTCATGCCGATCCTCTGGGTCTACGACCGCCTCGGCGAGCGCTTCTCCCTCAGGACCGGCGTCGCCGAGCCCTCGATCACCGAGGAGGAGATCAAGGAGTGGATCGATGTCGGCGAAGAAGAGGGGACGATCGAGGAGGAAGAGCGGCAGATGCTCTATTCGGTCTTCAAGTTCGGCGACACCACCGCACGGGAGATCATGACCCCTCGCGTGGATGTGGTGCTGATAGAGGACACCAGTTCGCTGGAAAATGCAATCACACTCTTCAACGAGACCGGACTCTCCCGCATCCCGGTCTATCACGACCAGATCGACAACATAGTCGGCGTCCTCAACATAAAGGACGTCTTCGCCGCAGAGTTCTCGAAGAAAGAGGCCACGATCAGGGAGATGATGCATGACGCCTATTTCATCCCCGAGTCCAAGATGATCGACGAACTCCTCAAGGAGATGCAGGTGCGCAAGGTGCATATGGTCATCGTCCTCGACGAGTACGGCGGGTTTGCCGGCGTGGTCACCGTCGAGGATATCCTGGAGGAGCTGGTCGGCGAGATCCTGGACGAGTTCGACGAGGAGGAACCCACCATACAGAAGCTTGGCGAGGGGGTGTACATGGTCGACGCCCAGGTCTGGGTCGAGCACCTCAACGAGGAACTCGGGATCGCCCTCCCAATCGGCGAATCCTACGAGACCGTCGGCGGCCTGCTCTTCACCACGCTCGGCCACATCCCGCTCAGGGGCGAGGTCGTCAAACTCGATGACGGCATTACCCTCGCCGTCGTGCAGATGCGGGGCAGGAGGATCATCAAGGTGAAACTGATCCTGCCGCAGGCCCAGGGCTGA
- a CDS encoding DUF371 domain-containing protein: MKARDVIHCSGHPNVRALHPTTFEVTTEPSLSPAGDCIIGVCADRGASDLNPDLKTLLADDRAIVTTRLSVDRIEAVVISRGSAGLTLDHPTDLVWRRSAFVCGRTVAVGSDTVARTIDRRLIELLAGGADLVVEIEASIPE; encoded by the coding sequence ATGAAGGCACGGGACGTCATCCACTGTTCAGGTCATCCGAATGTGCGGGCCCTCCACCCCACCACCTTCGAGGTGACGACTGAGCCCTCGCTCTCTCCGGCCGGCGACTGCATCATCGGGGTCTGCGCGGACCGGGGGGCTTCCGACCTCAATCCCGACCTGAAAACCCTGCTCGCCGACGACCGTGCGATCGTCACCACGCGCCTGAGCGTAGACAGGATCGAGGCGGTCGTCATATCGCGGGGCAGCGCCGGTCTCACCCTCGACCACCCAACCGACCTGGTCTGGCGGCGGAGCGCCTTCGTATGCGGCAGAACGGTCGCCGTCGGATCGGACACCGTGGCGCGGACCATCGATCGCCGCCTGATCGAACTCCTCGCCGGAGGGGCCGATCTCGTCGTCGAGATCGAGGCCTCTATTCCTGAGTGA
- the rpl18a gene encoding 50S ribosomal protein L18Ae, with translation MENQQYEVTGACQIGGVWQPFTKVIEAQNERIAREHVYTDIGSKHRLKRNYITIKGVTVVGE, from the coding sequence ATGGAGAATCAGCAGTATGAAGTAACGGGCGCCTGCCAGATCGGCGGCGTGTGGCAGCCCTTCACGAAGGTCATCGAGGCCCAGAATGAGAGGATTGCAAGAGAGCACGTCTACACCGACATCGGCAGCAAACACCGCCTTAAGAGAAATTATATCACAATCAAGGGCGTTACCGTAGTAGGTGAGTAA
- a CDS encoding 50S ribosomal protein L31e, with protein MVEVLKEQIYNVPLRNTKRAPRWKRCNVAVKDIRAYLVRHMKSENIKLDSSINEKVWERGSQKPPAQIRIRAMKFEDGQVQAELAEE; from the coding sequence ATGGTAGAGGTACTCAAAGAGCAGATCTATAACGTCCCCCTCCGCAACACGAAGCGCGCTCCCCGGTGGAAGCGCTGCAACGTTGCAGTCAAGGACATCAGAGCATATCTGGTCCGTCACATGAAGAGCGAGAACATCAAACTCGACAGCAGCATCAACGAGAAGGTCTGGGAGCGCGGCAGTCAGAAGCCCCCGGCGCAGATCAGGATCCGCGCCATGAAGTTCGAGGACGGGCAGGTCCAGGCCGAACTCGCAGAGGAATGA
- the xseB gene encoding exodeoxyribonuclease VII small subunit — translation MMQKTYEELITELKEILRTIEDNDTGLEESIALFKRGEALIRECERLLAEAELTIATLTQE, via the coding sequence ATGATGCAGAAGACCTATGAGGAACTGATAACTGAATTAAAAGAGATCCTGCGGACGATCGAGGACAACGACACCGGGCTTGAGGAGAGCATCGCCCTCTTCAAGAGGGGCGAAGCCCTGATCCGGGAATGCGAACGCCTCCTCGCCGAGGCCGAGTTGACGATTGCCACCCTCACTCAGGAATAG
- a CDS encoding ribonuclease P protein component 4, protein MAKTTRRGSSRTPDTNRIAKERIERLFALAEEVSGTDPTRSKRYVALARRIGMRQRVRIPADLRFRFCRRCSAYLVPGASARVRVQHGKVIVTCLVCGHQKRYPVVKKHRKE, encoded by the coding sequence ATGGCAAAGACAACGCGCCGGGGGAGTTCACGCACCCCCGACACGAACAGGATCGCAAAAGAACGGATCGAGCGCCTTTTCGCCCTCGCAGAGGAGGTTTCCGGGACGGATCCGACCCGTTCAAAGCGATATGTGGCGCTTGCCCGCCGTATCGGAATGCGCCAGCGCGTCCGCATCCCGGCGGATCTGCGATTCCGGTTCTGCCGGCGCTGTTCGGCATACCTCGTTCCGGGCGCCAGCGCCAGGGTGAGGGTGCAGCACGGGAAGGTGATCGTCACCTGCCTGGTCTGCGGTCATCAAAAACGATATCCGGTGGTGAAAAAACATCGAAAAGAATGA
- a CDS encoding DNA-binding protein encodes MGDDELSDIRRKRMEQLQRQATEQQAMQDDMEQQRKRAESELQLALMQILEPEARERLNTIKLTKPEFARAIEQQLVQLAHSGRIRQKITDEQLKALLLQIAPQKKEFRITRK; translated from the coding sequence ATGGGTGACGACGAACTTTCTGATATCAGACGGAAGAGAATGGAGCAGCTCCAGCGGCAGGCGACCGAACAACAGGCGATGCAGGACGACATGGAGCAGCAGAGAAAACGTGCTGAGTCAGAGTTGCAGCTTGCGCTCATGCAGATCCTGGAACCCGAAGCGCGGGAGCGACTGAATACGATCAAACTCACAAAGCCAGAATTCGCCCGGGCAATCGAGCAGCAGCTTGTGCAGCTCGCCCACAGCGGCAGGATCCGGCAGAAGATCACAGACGAGCAGTTGAAGGCTCTGCTCCTGCAGATCGCCCCGCAGAAAAAAGAGTTTCGCATAACACGGAAGTAG
- a CDS encoding YhbY family RNA-binding protein: MEKNELFQEIKPTIWIGKRGYSETLIDEIRAQLKVRKYVKIKWLRTAEIDPEEIARRAGADLVGVRGRTMVLADRSGGGQKA, from the coding sequence ATCGAAAAGAATGAGTTATTCCAGGAGATCAAACCGACGATCTGGATCGGGAAACGAGGCTATTCGGAGACGCTGATCGATGAAATCAGGGCCCAGTTGAAGGTGCGCAAATACGTGAAGATCAAATGGCTTCGCACCGCCGAGATCGATCCCGAAGAGATCGCACGCCGCGCCGGCGCCGACCTTGTGGGCGTGCGCGGACGGACGATGGTGCTTGCCGATCGAAGCGGCGGCGGCCAGAAGGCCTGA
- the pfdA gene encoding prefoldin subunit alpha — protein MSEADPRELQSLQYYLNEYGQQAEIFARQLEMLEQQRVESIAAIETLQALGSAQDGTVLLPLGGGVSVRATIPDPEHVLVAIGADVTVGRDNAGAVSYLEDRARELEASEKKISEMIENIRAQMNDIAARLDAAYRGQQQQVPGR, from the coding sequence ATGAGTGAGGCCGACCCGAGGGAGCTGCAGTCGCTCCAGTATTATCTGAACGAATACGGACAGCAGGCAGAGATCTTCGCCCGGCAGCTGGAGATGCTGGAGCAGCAGAGGGTCGAGTCAATAGCAGCGATCGAAACCCTCCAGGCTCTCGGCTCTGCACAGGACGGGACGGTCCTCCTCCCGCTCGGCGGCGGGGTCAGCGTCCGGGCCACGATCCCGGATCCCGAACATGTGCTTGTCGCCATCGGGGCAGATGTCACTGTCGGGCGGGACAATGCAGGCGCCGTCTCGTACCTCGAAGACCGGGCACGAGAGCTTGAGGCCTCGGAAAAGAAAATCTCTGAGATGATCGAGAACATCCGGGCCCAGATGAATGATATTGCCGCCCGGCTCGATGCGGCCTACCGCGGGCAGCAGCAGCAGGTTCCGGGCAGGTAA
- a CDS encoding sugar phosphate isomerase/epimerase family protein, whose amino-acid sequence MFFHEYPIDEIFASVDEAGLTGIEFWIETPHFWLRDLPTGDLNAAVHAHPSLAPITVHAPVLDLNPCSINPRVAAASQQYAVEAVALAEEAGATVVTVHPGRRTAKRTPSAYDYERFEIYLARLHEAAKGRRVRVAIENMEPKVNSLLCTPEGVREVLDANPWLDFTLDVAHAMSLSTGEVYRYIDLCIDRIANVHLSVVENGKMHLPVMGSRAAAAIVRALSRAGYDGCLTLEIEDRNFAHPLSLEEKISLLQDERTFLEGCLS is encoded by the coding sequence ATGTTCTTTCATGAATATCCCATCGACGAAATATTTGCATCAGTCGACGAAGCAGGCCTTACCGGCATCGAGTTCTGGATAGAGACACCCCATTTCTGGCTCCGCGACCTCCCGACCGGCGACCTCAACGCCGCCGTCCACGCCCACCCATCCCTCGCCCCGATCACCGTCCATGCGCCGGTCCTCGATCTCAACCCCTGCTCCATCAACCCGCGGGTGGCCGCCGCCTCCCAGCAGTACGCCGTCGAGGCCGTCGCCCTCGCCGAAGAAGCAGGCGCAACGGTGGTGACGGTGCACCCGGGCCGGAGGACCGCAAAGAGAACCCCGAGCGCCTACGACTATGAGCGCTTCGAGATCTACCTCGCCAGGCTCCATGAGGCCGCAAAAGGCAGGCGGGTGCGGGTAGCGATCGAGAACATGGAGCCGAAGGTGAACTCCCTCCTCTGCACGCCCGAAGGGGTGCGGGAGGTGCTCGACGCCAACCCCTGGCTCGATTTCACCCTCGACGTCGCCCATGCGATGAGCCTCTCCACAGGAGAGGTATACCGGTACATCGATCTCTGCATCGACCGCATTGCAAACGTCCACCTGAGCGTGGTCGAAAACGGAAAAATGCACCTCCCGGTCATGGGAAGCAGAGCCGCTGCCGCCATCGTCCGCGCTCTTTCCCGCGCCGGCTACGACGGCTGCCTCACCCTCGAGATCGAGGACCGGAATTTTGCGCACCCTCTCTCCCTGGAGGAGAAGATCAGCCTCCTGCAGGACGAGCGTACCTTCCTCGAAGGCTGCCTTTCCTGA
- the xseA gene encoding exodeoxyribonuclease VII large subunit: protein MGLFPGLPVDGQAAVLTVAEVTGIIRGALDIPALAGCWVRGEVTGCKRSAAGHFFFSLSETRGGKSAVIPAVMFRGNAAALPFDPADGMDVLAFGTVDFYEAQGKCQLYVEDLRRAGEGEKHLLVERWKKELAAEGLFDPGRKKGVPAFPRRIAVVTSATGAVLHDITNVLSRRYPVEVILSPTAVQGDLAHIEIAAAIGRADGLADVMIVGRGGGSFEDLFPFNRPEVVRAIAACTTPVISAVGHEVDTTLADLAADLRAPTPSAAAELAVPDRADLLAGLGRDRVRLSDGMFRQIERRRDELENLRLRLRPDRYRRRIAEQRQGLSDLEERIVRGCMQGVERRGLALSEMKARLRADNPFAPLQRGYALATKSGAVVGSVRGLLPGDRIALRLADGGCTVVVEDVYDAEDL, encoded by the coding sequence ATGGGTCTGTTCCCGGGTCTGCCGGTCGACGGGCAGGCGGCGGTCCTCACGGTCGCCGAGGTGACCGGGATCATCAGGGGTGCGCTCGACATCCCGGCTCTGGCGGGCTGCTGGGTGCGCGGGGAGGTTACTGGCTGCAAACGGAGCGCAGCCGGCCATTTTTTCTTCTCTCTCTCCGAAACGAGGGGCGGGAAGAGTGCGGTGATCCCGGCGGTGATGTTCAGGGGGAACGCCGCCGCCCTCCCGTTCGACCCTGCCGACGGCATGGATGTGCTGGCGTTCGGGACCGTGGACTTCTATGAGGCGCAGGGGAAGTGCCAGCTCTATGTCGAGGACCTGCGCCGCGCCGGGGAGGGGGAAAAGCACCTCCTCGTCGAGCGCTGGAAGAAGGAACTCGCCGCCGAGGGGCTCTTCGATCCTGGCAGAAAAAAGGGCGTGCCCGCCTTCCCGCGGCGGATTGCCGTGGTCACCTCGGCGACGGGCGCCGTGCTGCACGACATCACAAATGTCCTCTCCCGCCGCTACCCGGTGGAGGTCATCCTCTCGCCGACGGCGGTGCAGGGCGATCTCGCCCATATCGAGATCGCCGCGGCGATCGGACGCGCCGACGGGCTGGCCGACGTGATGATCGTCGGACGCGGTGGGGGGAGCTTCGAGGACCTCTTCCCGTTCAACCGGCCAGAGGTGGTGCGGGCGATCGCCGCCTGCACGACGCCGGTGATCAGCGCCGTCGGTCATGAGGTGGACACCACCCTTGCCGACCTCGCCGCCGATCTGCGGGCGCCGACACCCTCTGCCGCGGCTGAACTCGCCGTCCCTGACCGCGCCGACCTTCTTGCGGGGCTCGGGCGAGACAGGGTGCGGCTTTCCGATGGCATGTTCAGGCAGATCGAGCGTCGACGGGATGAACTCGAAAATCTCCGCCTGCGCCTGAGGCCTGATCGATACCGGCGGCGGATCGCCGAGCAGCGGCAGGGTCTTTCCGACCTCGAGGAGCGGATCGTGCGGGGATGTATGCAGGGTGTCGAGCGCCGCGGCCTTGCCCTCTCTGAGATGAAGGCAAGGCTCAGGGCAGACAACCCCTTTGCCCCGCTGCAGCGCGGTTACGCTCTCGCCACAAAGAGCGGGGCGGTGGTCGGATCGGTGCGCGGCCTCCTGCCCGGCGACCGGATCGCCCTGCGGCTTGCCGACGGCGGGTGCACGGTTGTTGTGGAGGATGTGTATGATGCAGAAGACCTATGA